The Tursiops truncatus isolate mTurTru1 chromosome 6, mTurTru1.mat.Y, whole genome shotgun sequence genome includes a window with the following:
- the LOC117312798 gene encoding interferon alpha-4-like → MVWGWSQLRVQTGLENIILGVLSRQHLQGPRWPQPLSLLLPLVLLSCNSNCSLGCDLPQTHSLANTRALMLLQQMRRISPFSCLKDRNDFGFPQEAFGGNQFQKAQAIAVVHEMIQQTFQLFSTEGSAAAWDETLLDKFCTALYQQLTDLQACLMQEAGLEGTPLLKEDSILAVRKYFHRITVYLQEKKYSPCAWEIVRAEVMRSFSSSTELARKTQEEGMTHTWFNLRNDSH, encoded by the exons ATGGTTTGGGGCTGGTCACAGCTAAGGGTGCAGACAGGGCTGGAGAACATCATCCTGGGTGTCCTCA GCCGGCAGCATCTGCAGGGTCCCCGATGGCCCCAACCTTTGTCCTTACTCCTGCCCCTGGTGCTGCTCAGCTGCAACTCCAACTGCTCTCTGGGCTGCGACCTGCCTCAGACCCACAGCCTGGCTAACACGAGGGCCCTGATGCTCCTGCAACAGATGAGGAGAAtctcccccttctcctgcctGAAGGACAGAAATGACTTTGGATTCCCCCAGGAGGCGTTTGGAGGCAACCAGTTCCAGAAGGCTCAAGCCATCGCTGTCGTCCATGAGATGATCCAGCAGACCTTCCAGCTCTTCAGCACAGAGGGCTCGGCTGCCGCTTGGGATGAGACCCTCCTGGACAAGTTCTGCACTGCACTTTATCAGCAGCTCACTGACCTGCAAGCCTGTCTGATGCAGGAGGCGGGGCTGGAAGGGACTCCCCTGCTCAAGGAGGACTCCATCCTGGCTGTGAGGAAATACTTCCACAGAATCACTGTCTATCTGCAAGAGAAGAAGTACAGCCCTTGTGCCTGGGAGATTGTCAGAGCAGAAGTCATGAGATCCTTCTCTTCATCAACGGAACTTGCAAGAAAGACTCAGGAGGAAGGAATGACACACACCTGGTTCAACCTGAGAAATGATTCTCACTAA